CTGATGAAGACAGTAAGTTTTTAATTATTTTTCTTCGCTCAAGAGGAAATATTAAAGAAGTTCAAGAAAGGATGAATATCTCTTACCCTACCGTAAAAAATCGCCTGGATAAATTGTTAATTACTTTGGGATTACTTGATGAAAGTGAAGGACTGAAAGAAAAAGAAATTTTAGCTACTCTGGAAAGAGGAGAAATTACCGTTGCTGAGGCAGTAAAATTAGTGAAAGAAGCAGAATAATAAAAAAAGGAGTTTTAAAAATGAAAGAAGAAATTAAAAAAGTATTAAAAATGCTGGAAGAAAAGAAAATAACCAATGAGGAAGCCACAGAATTATTGGACGCTTTAAGGGAATCAAAAAAAATAGAAGACAATATTCCTTCCACCAAAAGAAAAAGATTTCTAAAAATTCACGTCACCAAAGGTGATAAACCACAGGTAAATGTTACCCTTCCCTTCGGATTAATTAATTGGGGTTTAAATATTGCCAGTAAAATAGGCAAGAACACCGTGGATGTTGGCGGAGAAAAAATACCCATTGATATGGAAGAGCTTAATAAGGCAATGAACGATCCGGAATTTATCGGAAAAATTGTGGATGTAGAGGATGAAGAAGAAGGAAAACATATTGAGATAGAAATTGTATAATAGAACAAAAATTGTTATATTATAACTTATTATCCCTAAAGAGGAAAGCAAATGAGAAAATTCACCTCCGAAGAAATTTTAACCGCTGATCCTTTAAAAGTGATGTTTTTATTGAGCTTTCCGGTGATGATCTCCCAATTTTTACTTACCTTATATCATCTCGCTGATACCTTCTGGCTGGGTCATCTTCCTCCCAGTGAAAGCGGAGAGGCAGTCGCCGGATTACAGATCTCCTGGCCGGTTATCTGGTTTCTCATTTCTTTCTCTTTCGGGTTCGGAATAGCCGGTATGGCGCTCGTTTCTCAATATACCGGAGCAAAGGAAAAGAGAAATGCCAATATAATAGCCAGTCAAATGCTTTCTCTTTCCCTTTTATTTGGATTAATTATTGCTATTTTTGGATTTATGTTAACCCCTTATCTGGTTCCTCTTATTACTAAATCAGCCACCGTCACCAGAACAGCGATAACCTATATGCAGCTAATCTTCTGGGGAATGCCCTTTATTTTTGTAGCTTTCACTTTTCAAAGCATTCTCTCCGCAAAGGGTGATACTATAACTCCAATGTATATCAATCTCTTCACCGTTACATTAAATGTTATACTTGATCCTTTTTTAATTTTTGGGTGGTGGCGTTTTCCTTACTTGGGTGTACTGGGAGCCGCACTGGCTACAGTCATATGTCAAGGCATAGCTGCCTCTATTTCTATCTATCTTCTATTTAGAGGAACAAAAGGAATAAAAATTACTACAAATAGTCTAATTCCGGTTTGGAAATGGCTGAAAAAAATCTTCAAAATAGGACTGCCGGCAGCTATAGGTTACTCTACAACTGCCTTTGGATTCGGGTTGGTCATGGCTATTATCGGTAGAGTAAATAATCCAGAAACAGTGATTGCTGCTTATGGTGTAGGAGATAAACTAATTAGCATCATTTTTATTGTGGTAGATGGCTTGGGAACAGGTATTATAACCTTAATTGGCCAGAATTTAGGGGCAAACCTTATTAATCGAGTAGAAGAAATCGCCCGAAAAAGTCTTCGGGTAGTATTTCTTATTACTTTGTTGGAAGCTGCTCTGGTCTTTGCTTTAAAAGTTCCTCTGTTTATGCTATTTATTCCCAATCGTCCGGATATTATTGCTGAAGGGATTCATTTTCTCACCATCTTCACTTTGGGCATCCCCTTTTTTGGTTTGGTCGGAGCAATTATGGCGCTATTTAGAGGATCCGGTCATAATGTTCAACCTATGATTGTGGATATGGTAAGACTTTGGGGACTGAGAATCCCGCTCGCTTACTTCCTCGGCGTTCAATTTGGTTCTACCGGAATATGGTGGGGAATGGCTTTAAGTAATGTAATAGCTGCCATTATAGCCCTCTTCTTTTACTTTCAGGGAGAATGGAAAAAGCAAGTTATTCATGAGTATAAAGACACTATTCAACCTGCTCCTTCTCCCTTTATTCCGGAAGAAGGGTAAAAAAAGAGGGTCATTTTTGAAGATAACTACTCTTTAACTTCCTATATTAAGATTAATTAGCCTTTTCTTTTATTTAGTTCTTTCATGATTATCTTATCTAAAATTTCTGCTGCTTTTAAAATAACTTCTCTACATTTTTTTTCTTCTGTTCGGTAATTGTCTTTTAAAGGCTTGCAAAGGATATCGCCCATTTCTTGCTTAAAAGCATCAAATAGTTCTTTACTCAATTCTTTAATTTCCGGATGTTTATGAGCAATATCCGGGACAAAGAGCTTCCCTAAAACCATAAGAGATGCGGTCAATACACCACATACACTTTCGATAGCCATTCCCCCACCAAAGGCAGCAGCAAGTTTAAGAGAATCCGCTTTTAGATTAAGATGATAAACTTGATTAGCGCCATATAAAATAGTTTCTGCACAATTTAGGTCTTCTTTAATTCCATAACCATTTTGGATTAATTCTTGTAACATTTATTTCCTCCCCTATATAAAGGCACATTCAAATTTTATAGTACAATCAGTTCTCCGTACACTTTGCTAATTGTAGGAATTAGAACATGATGTTCTTTAGCCAAGCGAACTAAAGTTCCTCCTAATATATCTCCTTCATGCCTGGTTTTCCCTTTTTCATAATCCCTTTGAAAGGAAGTCTTGGTTTCGTAGGGGAAGGCTTGGGCTTTTTGTATATTTTTATTTACTATATCTTGCTCAAAATCTATGTTTTTTGCTTTTCCCACAGACATTACTTCTTCCATGATATTTTCCGTCATGCTTCTTAGCTTACTATCGGCAAGTACTCCACCTATTGTTTTTCCGGAATAGGCAGTCATTAAGCTAAAGGCGGTGATAAATATATATTTATTCCATATAGCCGGATAGGGATTATCGTACCAGGCGTTGCTAATCCCCATTTCATTAAAGAATTCAATAAGATACTGATAATTATAGTTTAAGTATTTCGGATCTTTACCAAATACGATATGTCCTGCAGGACCTTTTTGTCTTATGCTGCCTGGTTTTTCGATACTGGAGGAAACATAAACAGAAGCAGGTGAGACTATTGCTTCTTGCAAATTGTTTCGTATACGTTCGTAGATATCAACTCCGTTAAGTAAGGGAAGGATGATAGTGTCAGCAGAAATATTTTTTGAGATTGAAGTAACAGCATTATCCAAATCATATCCCTTTACACATAACAAGTATAAATCCGGGGTAGGAATATGCCTTATATTATCGGTAGTAATACGTGGAAAACAAAGAAATTCCCCTTTATCAGTGATCAGATTTAGACCGTGCTGCTGCACTGCTTTTAGATGTTCCCCTCGACCTATAAAATATACCTGTAGAGCAAGGTTATCCTTATTAATCTGATAAGCTATTTTGCCACCAAAATATCCACCGACACCCCCGATACCATATACACATGCGCTTTTAATTCTTTTAGCCATACTTCCCCCTTTTTAAATATTTTTAAATCAATTTTAAGTTCATTCAATATCAGGTTAAATTATATCAAATTTAACCATGCTTAGATTTTATTTTTAATCAATTG
This region of Candidatus Atribacteria bacterium genomic DNA includes:
- a CDS encoding DUF2089 family protein yields the protein DEDSKFLIIFLRSRGNIKEVQERMNISYPTVKNRLDKLLITLGLLDESEGLKEKEILATLERGEITVAEAVKLVKEAE
- a CDS encoding MATE family efflux transporter, with product MRKFTSEEILTADPLKVMFLLSFPVMISQFLLTLYHLADTFWLGHLPPSESGEAVAGLQISWPVIWFLISFSFGFGIAGMALVSQYTGAKEKRNANIIASQMLSLSLLFGLIIAIFGFMLTPYLVPLITKSATVTRTAITYMQLIFWGMPFIFVAFTFQSILSAKGDTITPMYINLFTVTLNVILDPFLIFGWWRFPYLGVLGAALATVICQGIAASISIYLLFRGTKGIKITTNSLIPVWKWLKKIFKIGLPAAIGYSTTAFGFGLVMAIIGRVNNPETVIAAYGVGDKLISIIFIVVDGLGTGIITLIGQNLGANLINRVEEIARKSLRVVFLITLLEAALVFALKVPLFMLFIPNRPDIIAEGIHFLTIFTLGIPFFGLVGAIMALFRGSGHNVQPMIVDMVRLWGLRIPLAYFLGVQFGSTGIWWGMALSNVIAAIIALFFYFQGEWKKQVIHEYKDTIQPAPSPFIPEEG
- a CDS encoding ketopantoate reductase family protein → MAKRIKSACVYGIGGVGGYFGGKIAYQINKDNLALQVYFIGRGEHLKAVQQHGLNLITDKGEFLCFPRITTDNIRHIPTPDLYLLCVKGYDLDNAVTSISKNISADTIILPLLNGVDIYERIRNNLQEAIVSPASVYVSSSIEKPGSIRQKGPAGHIVFGKDPKYLNYNYQYLIEFFNEMGISNAWYDNPYPAIWNKYIFITAFSLMTAYSGKTIGGVLADSKLRSMTENIMEEVMSVGKAKNIDFEQDIVNKNIQKAQAFPYETKTSFQRDYEKGKTRHEGDILGGTLVRLAKEHHVLIPTISKVYGELIVL